One Curtobacterium sp. MCLR17_007 DNA window includes the following coding sequences:
- the ahcY gene encoding adenosylhomocysteinase, with protein sequence MTTQTQAAPFRVADLGLAAAGRHQIRLAENEMPGLMALREEFGPAQPLAGARIAGSLHMTVQTAVLIETLTALGAQVRWASCNIFSTQDEAAAAVAVGPDGTVDTPAGVPVFAWKGETLEEYWWCTSRVFDWSAEAAAAGASWTGPNLILDDGGDATMLVHTGADAEAAGRVPDAGADASTEYRIVLDTIAASLAESPDRWTRIAADVQGVTEETTTGVHRLYELFRAGDLRFPAINVNDSVTKSKFDNKYGIRHSLPDGLNRATDVLIGGKVVFVVGYGDVGKGAAEAMRGQGARVIVSEVDPICALQAAMDGYQVARLSDVVDQVDIVVTCTGNLGVVGVDDMLALKHLAVVANVGHFDNEIDMAGLESLAGAEKVEIKPQVHEWRLPTGRSILVLSEGRLMNLGNATGHPSFVMSNSFTNQVLAQIELYTRRSEYPTGVYVLPKHLDEKVARLHLDALGVRLTTLRPEQAAYIGVPVEGPFKPDHYRY encoded by the coding sequence ATGACCACCCAGACGCAGGCCGCACCCTTCCGCGTGGCCGACCTCGGCCTCGCCGCGGCCGGTCGCCACCAGATCCGTCTCGCCGAGAACGAGATGCCGGGGCTCATGGCGCTCCGCGAGGAGTTCGGTCCGGCGCAGCCGCTCGCCGGTGCCCGGATCGCGGGCTCGCTGCACATGACGGTGCAGACCGCGGTGCTCATCGAGACCCTCACGGCGCTCGGTGCCCAGGTCCGCTGGGCCAGCTGCAACATCTTCTCGACGCAGGACGAGGCCGCGGCCGCCGTCGCCGTCGGGCCGGACGGCACCGTCGACACCCCCGCGGGGGTGCCGGTGTTCGCATGGAAGGGCGAGACGCTCGAGGAGTACTGGTGGTGCACCAGCCGGGTCTTCGACTGGAGCGCCGAGGCGGCAGCGGCCGGTGCGTCCTGGACCGGCCCGAATCTGATCCTCGACGACGGTGGGGACGCGACGATGCTCGTGCACACCGGAGCCGATGCCGAGGCAGCCGGGCGCGTCCCGGACGCCGGAGCCGACGCGAGCACCGAGTACCGGATCGTCCTCGACACCATCGCCGCCTCGCTGGCCGAGTCGCCCGACCGGTGGACCCGCATCGCCGCGGACGTGCAGGGCGTCACCGAGGAGACCACCACCGGGGTGCACCGCCTGTACGAGCTGTTCCGCGCCGGTGACCTGAGGTTCCCCGCGATCAACGTCAACGACTCGGTCACCAAGTCGAAGTTCGACAACAAGTACGGCATCCGGCACTCGCTGCCCGACGGCCTCAACCGGGCGACCGACGTGCTGATCGGCGGCAAGGTCGTGTTCGTCGTCGGGTACGGCGACGTCGGCAAGGGCGCCGCCGAGGCGATGCGCGGCCAGGGCGCACGCGTCATCGTCAGCGAGGTCGACCCGATCTGCGCGCTGCAGGCGGCGATGGACGGCTACCAGGTCGCGCGCCTGTCGGACGTCGTGGACCAGGTCGACATCGTCGTGACGTGCACGGGCAACCTCGGTGTGGTGGGCGTCGACGACATGCTCGCGCTCAAGCACCTGGCGGTCGTTGCGAACGTCGGACACTTCGACAACGAGATCGACATGGCGGGCCTGGAGTCGCTCGCCGGCGCCGAGAAGGTCGAGATCAAGCCGCAGGTGCACGAGTGGCGTCTGCCGACCGGTCGCTCGATCCTGGTGCTCAGCGAGGGGCGGCTGATGAACCTCGGCAACGCCACCGGGCACCCGTCCTTCGTGATGAGCAACTCGTTCACGAACCAGGTCCTCGCCCAGATCGAGCTGTACACCCGGCGGTCGGAGTACCCGACCGGGGTCTACGTGCTGCCGAAGCACCTGGACGAGAAGGTCGCGCGCCTGCACCTCGACGCCCTCGGCGTCCGGCTGACGACCCTGCGCCCGGAGCAGGCCGCCTACATCGGCGTTCCCGTCGAAGGCCCCTTCAAGCCGGACCACTACCGCTACTGA
- a CDS encoding DUF3499 family protein has translation MDVRICSKVACGASASATLTYDYGDSMVVVGPLSTRIEPHGYDLCARHAAGLRVPQGWHVIRRAPLREERTAD, from the coding sequence ATGGACGTACGGATCTGCAGCAAGGTCGCCTGTGGCGCGAGCGCCTCGGCGACCCTGACGTACGACTACGGCGACTCGATGGTGGTCGTCGGCCCGCTCTCGACCCGGATCGAACCGCACGGATACGACCTCTGTGCCCGGCACGCCGCCGGCCTGCGCGTGCCGCAGGGCTGGCACGTCATCCGACGCGCGCCGCTCCGCGAGGAGCGCACCGCGGACTGA
- a CDS encoding metallopeptidase family protein: MRRKPRLVIPVDRGRGRSRHGRGYRSSITGPELAPVITRAEAFDRLVGDTAHYLLGLWPDELQGVVFQVADMPTDTAVPESMPRWRVEHDERRVTVYRIPVERLARSPEKDDTDRRVVVETAVFRAVAELIDKDPWDLAPDRYRHW, encoded by the coding sequence ATGCGCCGCAAGCCCCGACTCGTCATCCCGGTCGACCGTGGCCGAGGACGCTCCCGTCACGGTCGTGGCTACCGTTCGAGCATCACCGGCCCGGAACTCGCGCCGGTGATCACGCGGGCCGAGGCGTTCGACCGCCTGGTCGGCGACACCGCGCACTACCTGCTGGGGCTGTGGCCCGACGAGCTGCAGGGTGTGGTCTTCCAGGTCGCGGACATGCCCACCGACACGGCCGTGCCGGAGTCGATGCCGCGCTGGCGGGTCGAACACGACGAACGCCGCGTGACCGTGTACCGGATCCCGGTCGAGCGCCTGGCACGCTCACCCGAGAAGGACGACACCGATCGCCGCGTGGTCGTCGAGACCGCGGTGTTCCGCGCGGTCGCCGAGCTCATCGACAAGGACCCCTGGGACCTGGCGCCCGACCGCTACCGGCACTGGTGA
- a CDS encoding DUF5719 family protein: MTATTQRTSTTRRWVIRGTATAIAVVVAAGTIAAAHTIGTSETPGRPAGRTVTPVPADAERVCAGSALRLSDDAGNDATTASTVGRPTIATATTGQTVDRTDLQASTTGSSDPTLLTAPAGDRTPQVAGSSYQSVSDGDLVGIAAASCDDPSQSTWLVGGSTETGRTSLITLSNPTDVNATVDLEIHDATGLVSAPGTTGIVVAPNSQKVVPLSGFVSDQGSTVVHVTSSGGQIVAHMQESVVRTLTPGGFDIVSGGAAPSRNQVIPAVALRGAQESQRGDDTADAAPVVRIFVPGTESARVTLGITTADGGGTTVNTTAEPGVVTDVALDDFPDGRYSFTVSSTQPVVTGARTTTPTEDGATDLGWFASAEPLGSRAITAVAAGAAARMDLVNPTTRDSEVTIRSGDDRQTVEVPSQSTATVSVPASKQLEITGARGLVAGVSYAGRDGVAGFPVRPASEVSTPVRVYP; this comes from the coding sequence ATGACCGCCACCACGCAGCGCACCTCCACCACGCGGCGCTGGGTCATCCGGGGGACCGCCACCGCGATCGCCGTCGTGGTGGCCGCTGGGACCATCGCGGCCGCGCACACGATCGGCACGTCCGAGACCCCGGGACGACCGGCTGGACGCACCGTGACCCCCGTGCCGGCCGACGCCGAGCGCGTCTGCGCGGGCAGTGCCCTCCGCCTGTCGGACGACGCGGGCAACGACGCGACCACCGCCAGCACCGTCGGCCGTCCGACGATCGCCACGGCCACCACCGGGCAGACGGTCGACCGCACCGACCTGCAGGCCTCGACGACCGGCAGCAGCGACCCCACGCTGCTCACGGCACCGGCCGGGGACCGCACCCCGCAGGTCGCCGGGTCGAGCTACCAGAGCGTGTCCGACGGCGACCTGGTCGGCATCGCGGCCGCGTCGTGCGACGACCCCTCGCAGTCGACGTGGCTCGTGGGCGGTTCGACCGAGACCGGGCGCACCAGCCTGATCACCCTGTCGAACCCGACCGACGTCAACGCGACCGTCGACCTGGAGATCCACGACGCGACCGGGCTCGTCAGTGCCCCCGGGACCACGGGCATCGTGGTGGCGCCGAACTCGCAGAAGGTCGTCCCGCTGTCCGGGTTCGTGTCCGACCAGGGCTCCACCGTCGTGCACGTCACCTCGTCCGGCGGGCAGATCGTCGCCCACATGCAGGAGAGCGTCGTCCGGACGCTCACCCCCGGCGGGTTCGACATCGTGTCCGGCGGTGCGGCTCCCTCCCGCAACCAGGTCATCCCCGCGGTCGCGCTCCGGGGCGCGCAGGAGTCCCAGCGTGGCGACGACACCGCCGACGCTGCTCCGGTCGTGCGCATCTTCGTGCCGGGCACGGAGTCGGCCCGGGTGACGCTCGGGATCACCACGGCGGACGGCGGCGGCACGACCGTGAACACCACGGCCGAGCCCGGGGTCGTCACGGACGTGGCGCTCGACGACTTCCCGGACGGCCGGTACTCGTTCACCGTCAGCTCCACCCAGCCCGTCGTCACCGGTGCCCGCACCACCACCCCGACCGAGGACGGCGCCACCGACCTGGGGTGGTTCGCCTCGGCCGAGCCCCTCGGGTCCCGCGCGATCACCGCCGTGGCAGCCGGTGCCGCCGCCCGGATGGACCTGGTGAACCCCACGACCCGCGACTCCGAGGTCACCATCCGCTCGGGCGACGACCGGCAGACCGTCGAGGTCCCGTCGCAGTCGACCGCGACCGTGTCGGTGCCGGCCTCGAAGCAGCTCGAGATCACGGGAGCCCGCGGTCTGGTGGCGGGCGTCAGCTACGCGGGCCGGGACGGCGTCGCGGGGTTCCCGGTGCGTCCGGCCAGCGAGGTCTCGACCCCGGTGCGCGTCTACCCCTGA
- a CDS encoding glycosyltransferase family 2 protein — protein sequence MQPSSAQPRVTAVLVVANGADHLDRTLAALANQTRHPENLVVVDVGSTDGSTAQLEFGGSAQLTRIPAGRSFGDAVAVGEQAAPHPEPDEAVDEWLWLIGHDNAPAPTALAEMLAAVEIAPSVAVAGPKLTAVEDPSRIRAFGESMTRMGRSVVLVQDELDQGQHDRNTDVMAVAAGGMLVRRSVWKTLGGFDSALPDVDAALDFCVRVRLAGHRVAVVPDARASTTGPIEEFGRKRVSEARRVRLHRQAQLHRRMTYAPAGVLWIHWLTLVPFAIGRAVGHLVAKHPAAVSGELAAAVAVAFGGGVARSRRALARSKRLGWAAVEPLRISWRRVHERRTTSRDVELARVEDAPVARASFLGDGGIWVVLAAALLSVVTLFPLLGSPALTGGGLLPMSTTVSQLWQNVGYGFHSLGTGSTGPSDPFAAVLAVLGSIVFWSPSTAVVVVMLLAFPVSALGAWFVVRKLTTRTWVPVIGAALYTIAPALVGAVTTGHLGAVIAHVLLPWLFLTVLEAHRSWASASGAALLFAAVAASAPSLLPVLLIGWLVALAAGWRHAHRRVFIPVPAAVLFVPLVLTQVARGNLLGVFADPGVPSATRAPSALQLAIGQPLPDWNGWLSASSPLDLVAAALPVALAVLALPIAASALGAMLGHRWSVAGTALLAGLLGFATAFAATHVAVTGVGSTTTIVWPGSGLSVYWLAIVVAACIGVDTLPRQAPVVGLVATVFAGVAVAPAFAAFYLGNTAIQPTTGRVLSAYVNAEAQANPDVGTLVVDPQSDGSLAVSLERGQGSTLDDQNTLDATALSLSRSGARLATLAGNLASRSGYDPEPALRELGISFVLLDDASDDALAQQVHDRAAGAIGQDARFTSIGDTTNGQLFLYDGRVDRTSTGSAATKATHALYLVVLGVVFGAAALLAVPTAPRRRRATSNVIEADEPATTFDEERDE from the coding sequence ATGCAGCCCAGTTCCGCTCAGCCCCGTGTCACTGCCGTCCTGGTCGTCGCGAACGGGGCAGACCACCTCGACCGGACCCTGGCCGCCCTCGCGAACCAGACCCGGCACCCCGAGAACCTGGTCGTCGTCGACGTCGGGTCGACCGACGGCTCCACCGCCCAGCTCGAGTTCGGCGGCTCCGCGCAGCTCACCCGGATCCCCGCGGGCCGCTCGTTCGGGGACGCGGTCGCCGTCGGGGAACAGGCTGCACCGCACCCCGAGCCCGACGAAGCCGTCGACGAGTGGCTCTGGCTCATCGGGCACGACAACGCCCCGGCCCCGACCGCGCTGGCCGAGATGCTCGCCGCGGTCGAGATCGCCCCGTCCGTCGCCGTGGCCGGTCCGAAGCTCACCGCGGTCGAGGACCCGTCCCGCATCCGGGCGTTCGGCGAGAGCATGACCCGGATGGGTCGCTCCGTGGTCCTCGTGCAGGACGAGCTCGACCAGGGGCAGCACGACCGCAACACCGACGTCATGGCGGTCGCCGCCGGCGGCATGCTGGTCCGCCGCTCCGTGTGGAAGACGCTCGGCGGGTTCGACTCCGCACTGCCCGACGTCGACGCCGCGCTCGACTTCTGTGTCCGGGTCCGTCTGGCCGGGCACCGCGTCGCCGTCGTGCCGGACGCGCGCGCGAGCACCACCGGCCCGATCGAGGAGTTCGGCCGCAAGCGCGTGTCCGAGGCCCGCCGCGTGCGCCTGCACCGGCAGGCCCAGCTGCACCGGCGCATGACCTACGCGCCCGCTGGGGTCCTCTGGATCCACTGGCTCACCCTCGTGCCCTTCGCGATCGGCCGCGCGGTCGGACACCTCGTCGCGAAGCACCCCGCAGCCGTGTCCGGTGAGCTCGCCGCGGCGGTCGCCGTGGCCTTCGGCGGCGGTGTCGCCCGTTCCCGCAGGGCGCTGGCGCGCTCGAAGCGACTCGGGTGGGCCGCGGTCGAGCCCCTGCGCATCAGCTGGCGCCGTGTGCACGAGCGTCGCACCACCTCGCGTGACGTGGAGCTCGCACGGGTCGAGGACGCCCCGGTCGCGCGGGCGTCCTTCCTCGGCGACGGGGGCATCTGGGTCGTGCTCGCGGCGGCGCTGCTGAGCGTCGTCACGCTGTTCCCGCTGCTCGGCTCGCCCGCTCTGACCGGCGGCGGACTGCTGCCGATGTCGACCACGGTGTCGCAGCTGTGGCAGAACGTGGGCTACGGCTTCCACTCGCTCGGCACCGGGTCCACCGGCCCGAGCGACCCGTTCGCCGCGGTGCTCGCCGTGCTCGGCTCGATCGTGTTCTGGTCGCCGTCCACCGCCGTCGTCGTGGTCATGCTGCTGGCGTTCCCGGTGTCCGCACTCGGCGCGTGGTTCGTGGTGCGGAAGCTGACCACCCGTACGTGGGTGCCCGTGATCGGCGCCGCGCTGTACACGATCGCCCCCGCCCTGGTCGGTGCCGTGACGACGGGGCACCTCGGTGCCGTCATCGCGCACGTGCTGCTGCCCTGGCTGTTCCTCACCGTGCTCGAGGCGCACCGGTCGTGGGCCTCGGCATCGGGCGCCGCCCTGCTGTTCGCCGCGGTCGCCGCGAGTGCGCCGTCGCTGCTGCCCGTCCTGCTGATCGGGTGGCTCGTCGCACTGGCTGCCGGGTGGCGGCACGCGCACCGCCGGGTCTTCATCCCGGTGCCGGCAGCGGTGCTGTTCGTCCCGCTCGTCCTGACGCAGGTCGCACGCGGCAACCTGCTCGGCGTCTTCGCCGACCCGGGCGTGCCCTCGGCCACCCGGGCACCCTCGGCACTGCAGCTCGCGATCGGGCAGCCCCTGCCCGACTGGAACGGCTGGCTGTCGGCGAGCTCCCCGCTCGACCTGGTCGCCGCGGCGCTCCCCGTCGCCCTGGCCGTCCTGGCGCTGCCGATCGCCGCGAGCGCCCTCGGGGCGATGCTCGGGCACCGCTGGTCGGTCGCGGGCACGGCCCTGCTCGCCGGTCTGCTGGGGTTCGCGACCGCCTTCGCCGCCACCCACGTCGCCGTCACCGGGGTCGGGTCCACCACCACGATCGTGTGGCCGGGCAGCGGCCTCAGCGTGTACTGGCTCGCGATCGTCGTGGCCGCCTGCATCGGCGTCGACACCCTGCCGCGCCAGGCACCCGTCGTCGGTCTCGTCGCGACGGTGTTCGCCGGCGTCGCGGTGGCTCCGGCCTTCGCGGCGTTCTACCTCGGCAACACCGCCATCCAGCCGACGACCGGCCGGGTCCTCAGCGCCTACGTCAACGCCGAGGCGCAGGCGAACCCGGACGTCGGCACCCTCGTGGTCGACCCGCAGTCGGACGGGTCCCTCGCGGTCTCGCTCGAGCGCGGGCAGGGCTCGACCCTCGACGACCAGAACACGCTCGACGCGACGGCGCTCTCGCTGAGCCGGTCCGGCGCCCGGCTGGCGACCCTGGCCGGCAACCTGGCGAGCCGCAGCGGCTACGACCCCGAGCCCGCACTCCGTGAGCTCGGCATCAGCTTCGTGCTGCTCGACGACGCGTCCGACGACGCCCTCGCGCAGCAGGTGCACGACCGGGCGGCCGGCGCGATCGGCCAGGACGCGCGGTTCACGAGCATCGGCGACACCACGAACGGGCAGCTCTTCCTCTACGACGGCCGGGTCGACCGGACGAGCACCGGGTCCGCCGCCACCAAGGCCACGCACGCGCTGTACCTCGTGGTGCTCGGCGTGGTGTTCGGCGCAGCCGCCCTGCTCGCCGTCCCGACCGCGCCCCGCCGTCGCCGCGCCACCTCGAACGTGATCGAGGCCGACGAACCCGCCACCACCTTCGACGAGGAGCGCGACGAATGA
- a CDS encoding WhiB family transcriptional regulator produces the protein MSGSDFHAGVPEDWHVDPVALGVPGVRRPETDQDDALAWQVDSLCAQTDPEAFFPEKGGSTREAKKICTSCEVRSQCLEYALENDERFGIWGGLSERERRKLRKRA, from the coding sequence GTGAGCGGTTCCGACTTCCACGCCGGAGTTCCGGAAGACTGGCACGTCGACCCCGTGGCGCTCGGCGTCCCCGGAGTCCGGCGTCCCGAGACGGACCAGGACGATGCACTGGCCTGGCAGGTCGACTCGCTCTGCGCGCAGACCGACCCCGAGGCATTCTTCCCCGAGAAGGGCGGCTCGACGCGCGAGGCCAAGAAGATCTGCACCTCGTGCGAGGTCCGGTCGCAGTGCCTGGAGTACGCGCTCGAGAACGACGAGCGCTTCGGCATCTGGGGCGGCCTGTCCGAGCGCGAGCGTCGCAAGCTGCGCAAGCGCGCCTGA
- the galE gene encoding UDP-glucose 4-epimerase GalE gives MSWLVTGGAGYIGSHVVRALGAAGIDTVAFDDLSSGFRGFVPTDVPFVEGTILDGELLARTMRDHGVTGVVHVAGFKYAGVSVERPLHTYEQNVTGMATLLRAMADVDVDKVVFSSSAAVYGTPDVENVVESTPKLPESPYGESKLIGEWLLRDMEVARGFTTTSLRYFNVVGSGEPDLYDASPHNLFPLVFDALLAGRTPRINGTDYPTPDGTCVRDYVHVADLAHSHAVAARKLQSGEPLERAYNLGSGDGVSVRQIMDAMARGTGIDFEPDVAPRRAGDPARIVATGEAAARDLEWAMRHTLDQMVTSAWEARRRVG, from the coding sequence ATGAGTTGGCTGGTCACCGGCGGTGCCGGGTACATCGGGTCCCACGTCGTCCGCGCCCTGGGCGCCGCCGGCATCGACACGGTCGCGTTCGACGACCTCTCGAGCGGCTTCCGGGGCTTCGTGCCCACGGACGTGCCGTTCGTCGAGGGCACGATCCTGGACGGCGAGCTGCTGGCCAGGACGATGCGCGACCACGGCGTGACCGGGGTGGTGCACGTCGCGGGGTTCAAGTACGCCGGGGTGTCGGTCGAGCGGCCGCTGCACACCTACGAGCAGAACGTCACCGGGATGGCGACGCTGCTGCGGGCGATGGCGGACGTCGACGTCGACAAGGTGGTCTTCTCGTCGAGCGCCGCCGTGTACGGCACGCCGGACGTCGAGAACGTCGTCGAGTCCACGCCCAAGCTCCCGGAGTCGCCCTACGGCGAGTCGAAGCTGATCGGCGAGTGGCTGCTCCGCGACATGGAGGTCGCCCGCGGCTTCACCACGACGTCGCTGCGCTACTTCAACGTCGTCGGCTCGGGGGAGCCGGACCTGTACGACGCCAGCCCGCACAACCTGTTCCCGCTCGTGTTCGACGCGCTGCTGGCCGGCCGCACGCCGCGGATCAACGGGACGGACTACCCGACGCCGGACGGCACCTGCGTGCGCGACTACGTGCACGTGGCCGACCTCGCGCACTCGCACGCCGTCGCGGCGCGGAAGCTCCAGTCGGGTGAGCCCCTCGAGCGCGCCTACAACCTCGGCAGCGGTGACGGGGTGAGCGTCCGGCAGATCATGGACGCGATGGCCCGCGGCACCGGCATCGACTTCGAGCCCGACGTGGCCCCGCGGCGCGCGGGAGACCCGGCGCGCATCGTCGCCACCGGCGAAGCGGCCGCTCGCGACCTCGAGTGGGCGATGCGCCACACCCTCGACCAGATGGTCACCAGCGCCTGGGAGGCCCGCCGCCGCGTCGGCTGA
- the manA gene encoding mannose-6-phosphate isomerase, class I, producing the protein MFLGITNTPRDYAWGSVTAIPELLGRTVTGAPQAELWLGAHPGSPSVVVNPAMVGGADTVLDWIAAEPHTALGDDRTGLPFLLKVLAAAAPLSLQAHPTPEQAREGFDREEAAGVPVDDPARNYKDPFPKPELVVALSERFEALSGFRPVGETLADVEVLDAGSGRLGPLVAHLQQGLEDTVRWLETADPSAQAVIDAASHLAQDVQDPSPNTATVASLAESYPGDPGIVVSLLMHRVTLTRGQAMYLPAGNIHAYLDGLGIELMAPSDNVLRGGLTPKHVDVPELLRVLDFTAYPAPLLEPEQLAVGVDRFAPEGVGFALVRVTGDGGPVGLSTGGVAPLSGPSIAVCTEGVVTLVGATSATLLRQGESCFVTPDEGDVTVEADSATGLTSTVFIATGTPTT; encoded by the coding sequence ATGTTCCTCGGCATCACCAACACCCCGCGCGACTACGCCTGGGGATCCGTCACGGCCATCCCGGAGCTGCTCGGGCGGACCGTCACCGGCGCTCCGCAGGCCGAACTCTGGCTCGGAGCCCACCCCGGCAGCCCGAGCGTCGTCGTCAACCCGGCGATGGTCGGGGGCGCCGACACCGTCCTCGACTGGATCGCCGCGGAGCCGCACACCGCGCTCGGCGACGACCGCACGGGCCTGCCGTTCCTGCTCAAGGTCCTGGCGGCTGCGGCACCGCTCTCGCTGCAGGCGCACCCCACGCCGGAGCAGGCGCGCGAGGGCTTCGATCGCGAAGAGGCAGCCGGCGTCCCGGTCGACGACCCCGCGCGCAACTACAAGGACCCGTTCCCGAAGCCCGAGCTGGTCGTGGCGCTGAGCGAGCGGTTCGAGGCACTCAGCGGCTTCCGTCCGGTCGGCGAGACACTGGCCGACGTCGAAGTGCTGGACGCCGGCAGCGGGCGGCTCGGCCCCCTCGTGGCACACCTGCAGCAGGGCCTCGAGGACACGGTCCGCTGGCTCGAGACCGCCGACCCGTCCGCACAGGCGGTCATCGACGCCGCCAGCCACCTGGCCCAGGACGTGCAGGACCCGAGCCCGAACACCGCCACCGTGGCGTCACTCGCCGAGTCGTACCCCGGCGACCCCGGCATCGTGGTCTCGCTGCTGATGCACCGCGTCACCCTGACCCGCGGCCAGGCGATGTACCTGCCGGCCGGCAACATCCACGCCTACCTCGACGGCCTCGGCATCGAGCTGATGGCTCCGTCGGACAACGTGCTGCGCGGTGGCCTCACGCCGAAGCACGTCGACGTACCGGAGCTCCTGCGCGTGCTCGACTTCACGGCGTACCCGGCGCCGCTCCTCGAGCCGGAGCAGCTCGCGGTCGGTGTCGACCGCTTCGCCCCCGAGGGGGTGGGCTTCGCACTCGTCCGGGTCACGGGCGACGGCGGGCCGGTCGGCCTGAGCACGGGCGGCGTCGCCCCGCTCTCCGGTCCCTCGATCGCCGTCTGCACCGAGGGCGTGGTGACGCTGGTCGGCGCGACGTCGGCCACACTGCTGCGGCAGGGTGAGTCCTGCTTCGTCACGCCGGACGAGGGCGACGTCACGGTCGAGGCCGACTCCGCGACCGGGCTGACGTCGACGGTCTTCATCGCGACGGGCACGCCGACGACCTGA
- a CDS encoding O-antigen ligase family protein, whose amino-acid sequence MTNTWPLARGAVSEREAFAFAAAVLFIVFAGDALPNTLTWYGAAVVWALAGAWGVVLAVRAKPTIQRTPRALWIFLGWCLVTTLWSHWWAATLASMVAQVLCALVAFVIASTLTWRRILDALSVAMRWVLLLSLLFEAVVAVVVRHPIAPIWTHYGDRHIPDAFYFSRAELFTGGRIQGLPGNANLLAMVALLAAIAVALQLAEGRIRRARAIGWLVVAAVVFVLARSSTIVVAAVVVAVVALVALWIRRTPTERRTPRYLAVAGVAVVVVAVGVTARGALLGLLGKSSDLTGRGEIWSQVQGLIDQHPVVGWGWIGYWWPSIPTLADLAHRKGVTYLQAHDAYLDVWMQTGIIGLVLFAIYVVTTLSRSWASATRIGYDAALRPRTFDAVSLLPLLVVVALLAQSVAESRLLYQGNWILFALIAIKSRIVLVGEEPVSIGDGPRTPPAKREFRWAGTR is encoded by the coding sequence GTGACGAACACCTGGCCCCTGGCCCGCGGAGCCGTGTCCGAGCGCGAGGCCTTCGCCTTCGCTGCCGCCGTCCTGTTCATCGTGTTCGCCGGCGACGCGCTCCCGAACACCCTGACGTGGTACGGCGCGGCCGTCGTGTGGGCCCTCGCCGGAGCCTGGGGCGTCGTGCTGGCGGTACGGGCGAAGCCGACGATCCAGCGGACGCCACGAGCGCTGTGGATCTTCCTCGGGTGGTGCCTGGTGACGACGCTGTGGTCGCACTGGTGGGCGGCCACGCTCGCGAGCATGGTGGCACAGGTCCTCTGTGCCCTGGTGGCGTTCGTCATCGCGTCGACACTGACCTGGCGGCGGATCCTCGACGCCCTCAGCGTCGCCATGCGCTGGGTGCTCCTGCTGTCGCTCCTGTTCGAGGCCGTCGTGGCGGTCGTCGTCCGACACCCGATCGCACCGATCTGGACCCACTACGGCGACCGGCACATCCCCGACGCCTTCTACTTCTCACGAGCGGAGCTCTTCACCGGCGGGCGCATCCAGGGCCTGCCGGGCAACGCGAACCTGCTGGCGATGGTCGCGCTGCTCGCCGCGATCGCCGTCGCCCTCCAGCTCGCCGAGGGCCGCATCCGCCGTGCCCGGGCGATCGGCTGGCTCGTCGTCGCAGCGGTGGTGTTCGTGCTCGCACGCTCCTCGACGATCGTCGTGGCGGCCGTCGTCGTCGCGGTGGTGGCGCTGGTGGCCCTGTGGATCCGGCGGACCCCCACCGAGCGCCGGACCCCGCGCTACCTCGCCGTCGCCGGTGTCGCCGTCGTCGTGGTCGCCGTCGGGGTGACGGCACGCGGCGCGCTGCTCGGGCTGCTCGGCAAGAGCTCGGACCTGACCGGACGCGGCGAGATCTGGTCGCAGGTGCAGGGCCTCATCGACCAGCACCCGGTCGTGGGGTGGGGCTGGATCGGCTACTGGTGGCCCTCGATCCCGACGCTCGCCGACCTGGCGCACCGCAAGGGCGTCACGTACCTGCAGGCGCACGACGCGTACCTCGACGTGTGGATGCAGACCGGCATCATCGGGCTGGTGCTCTTCGCGATCTACGTCGTCACGACGCTGTCCCGCTCGTGGGCCTCGGCGACGCGGATCGGCTACGACGCCGCACTCCGCCCCCGGACCTTCGACGCGGTGTCGCTGCTGCCCCTGCTGGTCGTCGTGGCGCTCCTCGCGCAGTCGGTGGCCGAGTCGCGGTTGCTCTACCAGGGCAACTGGATCCTCTTCGCCCTCATCGCGATCAAGTCCCGGATCGTGCTGGTCGGCGAGGAGCCGGTGTCGATCGGTGACGGCCCGCGCACGCCGCCCGCGAAGCGCGAGTTCCGCTGGGCCGGCACGCGCTGA